In Helianthus annuus cultivar XRQ/B chromosome 9, HanXRQr2.0-SUNRISE, whole genome shotgun sequence, the following are encoded in one genomic region:
- the LOC110880219 gene encoding uncharacterized protein LOC110880219 yields the protein MDMNDSVSSSEGESRFPVPSNIRPRKDITWNYVNGGKDKVGTKSLTCIFCDKIFRGGGIYRVKQHLAGTKGEAAPCLKVPRDVRFLMQNALNECSRNAKVKHNLNKDEMVETQTIAPQTTHRKRKTSSIYNNLRSCQSKERLHDTDLAIAMWFYAAGIPMSAVNSPFFPIAMSKIASMGHGYTGPSYHAMRVTLLKDAKQSVKLIVDSYRKSWSDTGCTIMSDGWRDSTQRPLINFFVYCPKGISFVKSVDVSGIESNAESLCNLFGEIVEIVGSTNVVHLVSDNADVYEAAGRLLCERYPSICWSPCATRRINMIMKDISEMPHVVDLLTLASQITVFIYNHSWPLNWLRKREGWTEIIRPCGTRFGTSFIALESLYNHKSDLQAMVNSNDYKVLELPKVKDVKLIILDETFWENCSIIVKVMSPLLRLLRICDGEKPALGYVYEGMHRAKEDIQELFHRKTDLYKPYTDIIDARWDNMLCKSLHLAAYWLNPVFQYDKENVCLKRDAFDAVLDMIEKNLSKDSPKLRQLFKFSDRDGNFGLPLAFASLKAINPDEWWRRFGGDVPELQNFAISQ from the exons ATGGACATGAATGATTCAGTATCATCATCAGAGGGAGAGTCACGGTTTCCTGTTCCATCAAATATTCGTCCAAGAAAGGATATAACTTGGAATTACGTTAATGGAGGTAAAGATAAAGTGGGAACAAAATCATTAACTTGTATCTTTTGCGACAAAATCTTTCGTGGAGGGGGCATTTATAGAGTGAAGCAACACCTTGCTGGAACAAAAGGCGAAGCTGCACCGTGTTTAAAGGTTCCCCGCGATGTCCGGTTTCTTATGCAAAATGCTTTGAATGAATGTTCACGAAACGCAAAAGTAAAACATAATTTGAATAAAGATGAAATGGTAGAAACACAAACGATTGCCCCACAAACAACTCATAGAAAGAGGAAAACGTCTTCTATCTATAACAACCTACGATCATGTCAAAGCAAAGAAAGATTGCATGACACAGATTTGGCTATTGCTATGTGGTTTTATGCGGCTGGTATACCTATGAGTGCGGTTAATTCTCCTTTTTTTCCAATTGCAATGAGCAAAATAGCTTCTATGGGTCATGGATATACCGGACCTTCTTATCATGCAATGCGTGTAACTTTATTGAAAGACGCTAAACAATCAGTGAAACTCATAGTTGACTCGTATAGAAAAAGTTGGTCAGACACAGGTTGCACTATTATGAGTGACGGATGGAGGGATTCTACGCAAAGACCTCTTATTAATTTTTTCGTTTATTGTCCAAAAGGGATATCGTTCGTTAAATCGGTTGATGTATCGGGTATTGAGAGTAATGCCGAAAGTTTATGCAATTTGTTTGGGGAAATCGTTGAAATAGTTGGTTCCACTAATGTTGTTCACTTGGTTAGTGATAATGCTGATGTTTACGAGGCTGCTGGAAGGTTGTTATGTGAGAGATATCCATCGATTTGTTGGTCTCCATGTGCAACTCGTCGTATTAATATGATTATGAAAGATATAAGCGAGATGCCTCATGTGGTTGATTTGCTTACACTTGCATCCCAAATAACGGTTTTTATTTATAACCACAGTTGGCCTTTGAATTGGTTGAGAAAAAGGGAGGGTTGGACGGAAATCATTCGTCCATGTGGCACTCGTTTTGGTACATCATTCATTGCATTGGAAAGCTTGTATAATCATAAATCTGATTTGCAAGCTATGGTCAACTCTAATGATTATAAGGTCTTGGAGTTGCCAAAAGTTAAAGATGTGAAGCTTATTATCTTGGATGAAACGTTTTGGGAAAATTGTTCTATAATAGTGAAGGTTATGAGTCCACTTTTGAGACTTTTGCGTATTTGTGACGGTGAAAAACCAGCGTTAGGTTACGTGTATGAAGGTATGCACAGGGCAAAGGAAGACATCCAAGAGTTGTTTCATCGGAAAACAGATTTGTATAAGCCTTATACTGATATAATCGATGCTCGGTGGGATAACATGTTGTGCAAGAGTCTTCATTTAGCTGCTTATTGGTTAAATCCCGTCTTTCAGTATGATAAAGAAAATGTTTGTCTCAAGCGAGATGCCTTTGATGCAGTGCTTGATATGATTGAGAAAAATCTGAGTAAAGATTCTCCGAAGCTAAGGCAACTATTTAAATTTAGTGATCGAGATGGTAATTTTGGTCTACCACTTGCTTTTGCTTCTCTCAAGGCTATTAATCCCG ATGAATGGTGGCGACGGTTTGGTGGAGATGTACCGGAGTTGCAAAACTTTGCAATAAGCCAATAA